One region of Metallosphaera sedula DSM 5348 genomic DNA includes:
- a CDS encoding ABC transporter ATP-binding protein, giving the protein MIVLKDGPIPVIRDITCILGEWDDYKRGFSQVLKRGDIEAQYIDPFTGEYMSKKDGLRSTYLIPSHLERGRVRVKDLLSAWLKTSKRAQEIMFLLGISDDFLDNLSDLNLVKVYLAPLFMEKTRFVIVEDFFQEVEEQGRLKVERLLAKIIRSRRLDSLFFVSSVDLISPCTSVTVMYEDEVVETGARLIHPYSMVLANSAIRLGKRGEKVGVSEVGRGSLSGCRFHDYCEVMRRKKELQRLCRLQKPPMVQVEDAQVKCWDYVKRN; this is encoded by the coding sequence ATGATAGTCCTGAAGGATGGCCCAATACCCGTGATAAGAGATATTACCTGTATTCTGGGAGAATGGGACGATTACAAGAGAGGATTCTCCCAAGTCCTGAAAAGGGGCGACATTGAAGCCCAGTACATCGACCCGTTCACCGGCGAGTACATGTCAAAGAAGGACGGATTGAGATCCACCTATCTCATCCCCAGTCACCTCGAAAGGGGAAGGGTAAGGGTAAAGGATCTACTTTCTGCATGGCTGAAGACGAGCAAGAGAGCACAGGAGATCATGTTCCTCCTAGGAATTTCGGACGATTTTCTGGATAACCTGAGCGACCTGAACCTGGTTAAGGTTTACCTTGCTCCTCTCTTCATGGAGAAGACAAGATTCGTAATAGTTGAGGACTTCTTCCAGGAAGTTGAGGAGCAAGGGAGGCTCAAGGTGGAGAGGCTCCTAGCCAAGATCATCAGGTCCAGAAGACTAGACTCATTGTTCTTCGTAAGTTCGGTGGACCTGATATCACCTTGCACCTCCGTCACAGTGATGTATGAGGATGAAGTAGTTGAGACGGGGGCTCGTCTAATTCATCCCTACTCAATGGTCCTAGCAAACTCCGCAATACGCCTTGGTAAAAGGGGCGAAAAGGTTGGGGTGAGTGAAGTTGGACGAGGGAGCCTCAGCGGGTGCAGATTCCACGATTACTGTGAGGTAATGAGAAGGAAAAAGGAATTGCAGAGGCTATGCAGATTACAGAAGCCTCCCATGGTCCAGGTAGAAGACGCGCAGGTGAAGTGTTGGGACTACGTTAAGAGAAACTAG
- a CDS encoding ATP-binding cassette domain-containing protein gives MLEYNCVTVKGSLNCFSVRLDKKSVGILGEKDSGKEAIIPATLGLLNNVSGSILLDGVDLVKSRDLLHKVRWEKISAVFYDPSTMFNPLYTIGSHFAEIVVSHEIGNAEYGVEVGLEYLKLLGLSADVMERLPYQLTPLQLKKVAIALAVFLEPEYVIFDDLEFGLGDIGRASVMNSIIDLMGSVRSSFMFLENNPGILSRLADYVLVLYRGETVEEGQDVLQSPLHPYTIDLINGEIQEEKVEGKGCVYSGICKHSTPKCFENVNWVSMGNHRVRCIAYACGI, from the coding sequence GTGCTCGAGTATAACTGTGTCACAGTGAAGGGGTCACTTAACTGTTTTAGCGTAAGATTGGACAAGAAGTCCGTGGGAATTCTGGGCGAAAAGGATAGCGGAAAAGAGGCAATAATTCCTGCAACCTTGGGACTTCTGAACAACGTATCTGGTTCTATTCTCCTTGATGGCGTAGACTTGGTAAAGTCCAGGGACCTTCTACATAAGGTTAGATGGGAGAAGATATCTGCAGTATTTTATGATCCTTCAACAATGTTTAATCCGCTATACACGATCGGATCCCACTTCGCTGAGATTGTGGTCTCACATGAAATCGGAAATGCGGAGTACGGCGTCGAAGTAGGGCTTGAGTATCTGAAGCTTCTGGGGCTCAGCGCTGACGTAATGGAGAGATTACCATATCAACTAACCCCACTTCAACTGAAGAAGGTAGCCATAGCGCTCGCCGTGTTTCTGGAACCAGAATACGTAATTTTCGATGACCTAGAGTTTGGATTGGGAGATATAGGACGTGCCTCGGTCATGAACTCAATAATAGATCTCATGGGTTCGGTCAGGAGCTCTTTCATGTTTCTCGAAAATAATCCTGGGATTCTCTCCAGGTTGGCCGACTATGTCCTTGTGCTGTACCGTGGCGAGACCGTTGAGGAGGGTCAAGACGTCCTTCAGTCTCCCTTACATCCTTACACTATAGATCTAATTAACGGGGAGATCCAGGAGGAGAAAGTAGAGGGGAAGGGTTGCGTCTACTCGGGAATATGTAAGCACTCCACTCCCAAGTGCTTCGAAAACGTGAACTGGGTCTCCATGGGGAATCATAGGGTAAGGTGCATTGCCTATGCCTGTGGGATATGA
- a CDS encoding peptide ABC transporter permease produces MKWALIAFLAYFGWALLFTFLQLPGGSPLLPPSHEYPLGTYVNGANMINVNARAVVDTLLFGIMVSLIEVGLGVSYGMLAGSSCGTVRSIMMRISDGITSLPRVPILMAIIILFATPEVTFVKANFFLTALVVGLTGWSVISRQVSEAVCKGNPLSRIPEISLTQRVRSSSEIAKALSKRFFLPSVVDGIAVYTALGVIAGVGDPNFPTLTTLLNSSRLFDFWWLFLPPAGFRAILLVLIFLVSDTVVR; encoded by the coding sequence ATGAAATGGGCCTTGATTGCGTTTCTCGCCTATTTTGGGTGGGCTCTGCTCTTCACCTTCCTTCAGCTACCTGGAGGTTCGCCACTTCTCCCTCCCTCTCATGAGTATCCCTTGGGAACCTACGTGAATGGTGCCAACATGATTAACGTAAACGCTAGGGCAGTTGTGGACACCCTCCTTTTCGGGATAATGGTCTCACTCATAGAGGTAGGCCTAGGTGTTTCATACGGTATGTTAGCTGGGAGTTCTTGCGGTACTGTGAGGTCCATAATGATGAGGATTTCTGACGGCATAACCTCACTTCCGAGGGTCCCTATCCTCATGGCCATTATCATCCTATTTGCGACGCCAGAGGTCACCTTCGTTAAGGCCAACTTCTTCCTCACTGCCCTAGTTGTGGGTTTAACTGGATGGTCTGTGATCTCAAGACAGGTTTCGGAGGCAGTATGTAAGGGGAATCCACTGTCCAGGATCCCCGAGATATCTCTCACCCAAAGGGTAAGAAGTTCCTCGGAAATAGCTAAAGCCTTATCCAAGCGCTTCTTCTTGCCCTCCGTGGTTGACGGGATAGCAGTTTACACGGCGCTAGGCGTAATAGCTGGGGTAGGAGATCCCAACTTCCCGACCCTGACGACCCTTCTTAATAGCTCTCGTCTATTTGACTTCTGGTGGCTGTTTCTGCCCCCAGCTGGTTTCAGGGCAATTCTTCTCGTCTTAATCTTCCTGGTCTCCGATACGGTGGTGAGATAG
- a CDS encoding ABC transporter permease subunit, whose protein sequence is MRARALVIISLILIVAGIYLSFLATESQYISLVSYGQGNCAVPPSDWQSQYWSVMNKGPPVATVILNGSKTLILRQVENVSLNSTSFYVYVIHGYVEELAPLSLPGILLVFVGSAMGFRGTVLLVQERAIGDLASSRGTGSLSGYVIKRFLSFLVSILIISVITAILEMLHGENLFRVILELLTFNFGLSQHYGLDVDSLLMSALPYTSLLSGISFSLSIYLGSFMAVRSVAQEGLLTKIVRRWKYIGNALASWVIALSLIYAFHLKVESGVNIVFPVVALFFPFIGTYANRLILPYGVNDAFKAKGLSRAVLVYRHMLGSASVVALSTISAAFVDMLVAEFLVESIFYWPGLGFLLREGAVYGDFKVVEGVLIFYSTIVLLSGLVGDIFYGYVDPRVRR, encoded by the coding sequence ATGAGAGCGAGAGCACTAGTAATAATATCATTGATATTAATCGTAGCTGGGATATATCTCTCCTTCTTGGCCACAGAAAGTCAGTACATCTCTCTGGTGTCCTATGGACAGGGTAACTGTGCAGTGCCACCAAGTGACTGGCAGAGCCAATACTGGTCTGTAATGAATAAGGGGCCTCCCGTAGCTACTGTGATACTGAATGGGAGTAAGACGTTGATTCTAAGGCAAGTGGAAAATGTGTCCCTCAACTCTACCTCGTTTTATGTTTACGTAATTCACGGTTACGTTGAGGAACTGGCCCCCCTATCTTTGCCAGGAATTCTCCTGGTATTTGTGGGTTCTGCAATGGGATTCAGGGGGACAGTTCTCCTGGTTCAGGAAAGGGCCATAGGAGATTTAGCCAGTTCCAGGGGGACTGGATCGCTCTCCGGGTACGTGATAAAGAGGTTTCTGTCATTCCTTGTTTCAATCCTTATCATTTCAGTCATTACGGCTATTCTAGAGATGCTTCATGGGGAGAACCTATTCAGGGTTATCCTTGAACTTTTAACCTTTAATTTTGGATTGAGCCAGCATTACGGTCTTGACGTGGACTCTCTGCTGATGTCTGCACTACCCTACACCAGCCTACTGTCCGGGATATCCTTCTCGCTGTCCATTTACCTTGGCTCCTTCATGGCTGTGAGGAGCGTTGCGCAGGAAGGTCTGCTAACCAAGATTGTGAGGAGGTGGAAATACATAGGGAATGCATTGGCTTCCTGGGTTATTGCGTTGTCTCTAATTTACGCCTTTCACCTAAAAGTCGAGAGCGGCGTCAACATAGTTTTCCCAGTAGTCGCGCTCTTCTTTCCCTTCATTGGAACCTACGCCAACAGGCTAATTCTACCCTATGGAGTTAATGACGCTTTCAAGGCTAAGGGGCTTTCAAGGGCAGTATTAGTCTACAGACACATGTTGGGAAGCGCTTCCGTAGTGGCGCTGTCCACTATTTCAGCAGCCTTCGTAGATATGTTGGTCGCGGAGTTCCTGGTGGAGTCAATATTTTATTGGCCAGGCTTGGGATTCCTTCTGAGGGAGGGGGCAGTTTATGGAGACTTTAAGGTGGTTGAGGGGGTCCTGATATTCTACTCCACGATTGTCCTCCTCTCAGGGCTTGTGGGAGACATCTTCTACGGTTACGTTGATCCAAGGGTGAGAAGATGA
- a CDS encoding VWA domain-containing protein, whose product MGLSVLFNVSHSKSFTQEIRAMFRIVLVPESKFEAKNLHYVILIDRSYSMKGEKLEMAKEGARLLVDNLPKDSRFSLLAFNEKVSIIKEHEHPSEMGKELESLKVGSGTAMYKALQEAFNLARKYGEPTYVILLTDGVPSDMGCMPGLSRKFDLNRCLPVYQGLSVPENVQIISFGIGDDYSEEILTEVSEKGRGFFYHVTDPAQIPEKMPKLVKSEVAASDVTVDLVSESPVKLLNYDSLPVRINAVEGVVKIFGETVIPKEYTGKFMTLKVKYRDEKGIRDRTQEFFLTRAQNQQDFISAIDRDVIMEYEYLQTLQNYSRDLEARNLVEATKKLDRLREIAEQTRRQDLQEVAEELTRKMTSGEGNPKEIASEVTRKMRGAE is encoded by the coding sequence ATGGGACTTTCAGTACTTTTCAACGTCAGCCATAGCAAGAGCTTTACCCAGGAAATTAGAGCAATGTTCAGAATTGTCCTTGTTCCTGAATCGAAATTTGAAGCTAAGAACCTCCACTATGTGATCCTGATTGATAGGAGTTACTCCATGAAGGGTGAGAAGCTGGAGATGGCCAAGGAGGGAGCTAGGTTACTTGTTGATAACCTGCCCAAGGATAGTCGTTTCTCCTTACTGGCCTTCAACGAAAAGGTGTCGATAATCAAGGAGCATGAACATCCTTCAGAGATGGGGAAGGAACTTGAGAGCCTTAAAGTTGGAAGCGGTACCGCAATGTATAAGGCATTACAGGAGGCATTTAACCTAGCTAGAAAGTACGGCGAACCAACATACGTTATATTGCTCACTGATGGGGTTCCCTCAGACATGGGATGTATGCCTGGGCTATCTAGGAAATTTGACCTAAACAGATGTCTTCCCGTATATCAGGGATTGTCAGTACCTGAGAACGTACAGATCATATCCTTTGGAATTGGAGATGACTACAGCGAAGAAATACTCACTGAGGTTTCAGAAAAGGGAAGAGGCTTCTTTTATCATGTTACTGACCCTGCTCAAATCCCTGAGAAGATGCCCAAGCTGGTAAAATCTGAGGTTGCTGCTAGTGACGTAACGGTGGATCTAGTGTCCGAGTCCCCTGTGAAATTACTGAACTATGATTCCCTGCCTGTAAGGATAAACGCTGTTGAAGGCGTGGTAAAAATTTTTGGAGAAACGGTAATTCCCAAGGAGTATACGGGAAAGTTTATGACGCTTAAGGTGAAGTACAGGGATGAGAAGGGGATTCGGGATAGGACACAGGAGTTCTTCCTGACCCGCGCACAGAACCAGCAGGACTTCATCTCAGCGATCGACAGAGACGTCATCATGGAGTATGAATATCTGCAAACGCTTCAGAACTACTCCAGGGATCTAGAGGCTAGAAACCTGGTTGAGGCCACGAAGAAGTTGGATAGGCTAAGGGAGATAGCGGAGCAGACCAGGAGACAGGACCTTCAGGAGGTGGCGGAGGAACTCACGAGAAAAATGACAAGCGGAGAGGGTAACCCGAAGGAAATTGCGAGCGAGGTTACAAGGAAGATGAGGGGTGCGGAGTAG
- a CDS encoding type II toxin-antitoxin system VapC family toxin encodes MKYFDTSVILLSILNDPRRERAIMELEKGGITSELGFVELVSYLSRNMTDPLPNAVSIINRFNISVRSLPKIRSSPMGETTEVVHFALRIAEEVKLRTLDLLHVSYAVLLGASELVTADREFLRAKAFLSRQGVEVNLLE; translated from the coding sequence TTGAAATATTTCGACACTAGCGTTATTCTTCTGTCCATCCTTAACGATCCTAGAAGAGAAAGGGCCATAATGGAGTTAGAGAAGGGCGGAATCACGTCAGAGTTGGGTTTCGTGGAACTAGTTAGCTACCTTTCTAGGAATATGACAGACCCTTTGCCCAACGCCGTGAGCATCATTAATAGGTTCAACATATCAGTGAGGAGTCTCCCTAAGATTAGGTCCTCGCCCATGGGGGAGACGACGGAGGTGGTTCATTTCGCGTTGAGGATAGCGGAGGAGGTGAAATTGAGGACGCTTGATCTTCTCCACGTTAGCTATGCCGTTCTTCTGGGGGCAAGTGAACTTGTGACAGCTGACAGGGAGTTTCTCAGGGCCAAGGCTTTCCTATCAAGGCAGGGTGTCGAGGTAAACCTACTGGAATAG
- a CDS encoding ribbon-helix-helix domain-containing protein, protein MSEVVSVRLKREVIREIDELVSLGLFSSRNEALSFIISEGLKEAEEWRRVLDRSKKVGVPLLDKPLEDFLSERDRY, encoded by the coding sequence ATGAGTGAAGTAGTCTCTGTGAGGCTGAAGAGGGAGGTAATCAGGGAGATAGACGAACTTGTATCCCTAGGGTTGTTTAGCTCGAGGAATGAGGCGCTGAGCTTCATCATCTCTGAGGGGCTCAAGGAGGCTGAGGAGTGGAGGCGGGTCCTAGATAGGTCTAAGAAGGTGGGCGTTCCCCTCCTGGACAAGCCATTAGAGGACTTCCTGAGCGAAAGGGATAGGTATTGA
- a CDS encoding XdhC family protein — protein MDVLIFSSSREAEMEEPVFCDRDTVKVDESKCKGKSLGVAPTVSRMLKMLGYKVVIVDPFAEDGDYEADQVIRGNTFQIPDELVKDKYVLVATKHVYDTWALMKAILGGAKEVAAVMSVRRAKVILKRLLQAGIPKEKLLSLRIPAGLDLNGDQENEIALSIVAEIVAVSRGGTGIPLRDKKGLAKVVEEL, from the coding sequence ATGGACGTTCTCATCTTCTCATCCAGCCGTGAGGCCGAAATGGAGGAGCCAGTATTCTGTGACAGGGACACAGTGAAGGTCGACGAGAGCAAGTGCAAGGGGAAATCCCTGGGCGTGGCACCGACAGTTTCCAGGATGTTGAAGATGCTTGGATATAAGGTCGTTATAGTGGATCCCTTTGCCGAGGATGGAGACTATGAGGCCGACCAAGTGATTAGGGGTAACACTTTTCAGATTCCCGACGAACTAGTGAAGGACAAATACGTTCTGGTCGCGACAAAACATGTTTACGACACGTGGGCTTTGATGAAGGCAATCCTTGGTGGTGCCAAGGAAGTTGCAGCAGTCATGAGCGTAAGGAGAGCAAAAGTAATCCTAAAGAGGTTACTGCAGGCTGGGATTCCAAAGGAAAAACTGCTCTCCCTTAGGATACCTGCGGGACTAGATCTAAATGGGGATCAGGAGAACGAGATTGCGCTAAGTATAGTTGCGGAAATAGTTGCAGTCTCAAGGGGAGGGACAGGGATACCACTTAGGGATAAAAAGGGACTTGCCAAAGTAGTGGAGGAACTTTGA
- the tsaA gene encoding tRNA (N6-threonylcarbamoyladenosine(37)-N6)-methyltransferase TrmO, giving the protein MITYEPIGFIEVEGEPSRQKESFVVVRPDLAEGLLGLNEFSHGIVIYHLHLASFNGPIKVRSGERVGIFATRSPNRPNPIGISVVEILEVERNRVKVRGLNAFNGTPVLDIKPYDKWDSVANPRVPRWHQVQH; this is encoded by the coding sequence TTGATAACTTACGAACCCATAGGTTTTATTGAAGTAGAGGGTGAACCGTCCAGGCAGAAGGAGTCCTTTGTGGTTGTAAGACCAGATCTAGCGGAAGGTTTGTTGGGACTAAATGAGTTTTCTCATGGGATAGTTATTTATCACCTTCATCTTGCCAGTTTTAACGGTCCAATTAAGGTTAGGTCAGGTGAGAGGGTGGGCATATTTGCCACTAGAAGCCCCAATAGGCCCAATCCCATAGGTATATCGGTAGTAGAGATTCTAGAGGTTGAGAGAAACAGGGTTAAGGTTAGAGGATTGAATGCATTCAACGGAACTCCAGTCCTAGATATCAAGCCGTACGACAAGTGGGACTCTGTGGCTAATCCGAGGGTGCCTAGGTGGCACCAGGTCCAACATTAG
- a CDS encoding metallopeptidase TldD-related protein, producing the protein MKISVRQESIIKERKGSNSLIYTKSIEWSVTRYLTDSGWSSSGKDQKPEPLCSSFTHPSLAKWERAREILERIQSGDRIEIRKVRREIMWDDYSCLEEKIVNFVKSEDREFAFTGDPMDIPSVLEFLKEETGFKPTPTFVEKGRMILDPEATSHLLQALMSMLRANSPLLNKDERGLPDITVYDDPLIPYSHVYYTFDDEGVKTERKELIGNGEILNYLGTLYTGSPGNGRGMYPQPDFFNAVLKPGDWKFRELMEESRNAFVVLGATRSEIVKKSVRIKPRKVVQLGGGEVLVREIAIPLSELSTLDAITSDTRFVYLDEDHGALAPFVRLTARLLF; encoded by the coding sequence ATGAAGATAAGCGTCCGTCAGGAGTCCATAATAAAGGAGAGGAAGGGGAGCAACTCGTTGATATATACCAAGAGTATCGAGTGGAGTGTTACCAGATATTTGACGGACTCTGGATGGAGCAGTTCAGGGAAAGATCAAAAACCTGAGCCTCTTTGCAGTTCCTTCACTCACCCCTCTCTCGCTAAGTGGGAGAGGGCAAGGGAAATTCTCGAGAGAATTCAGTCGGGCGATCGGATAGAGATCAGGAAAGTGAGGAGGGAGATCATGTGGGATGATTACTCCTGTCTAGAGGAGAAGATCGTGAACTTTGTCAAGTCAGAGGATAGAGAGTTCGCCTTCACGGGAGACCCAATGGATATCCCTAGCGTCTTAGAGTTTCTTAAGGAGGAGACAGGATTTAAGCCAACTCCAACCTTCGTGGAGAAGGGAAGAATGATCCTAGACCCTGAAGCTACTTCTCACCTCTTGCAGGCCCTCATGTCCATGTTGAGGGCAAATTCACCCCTTCTAAACAAGGATGAGAGAGGCCTTCCTGACATAACGGTTTACGATGATCCTCTCATCCCCTATTCACACGTATATTATACTTTTGACGATGAGGGAGTGAAGACGGAAAGGAAGGAACTCATTGGAAATGGAGAGATACTAAATTACCTGGGGACCCTTTACACGGGTTCTCCCGGTAACGGTAGAGGGATGTATCCGCAACCCGATTTCTTCAATGCTGTCCTCAAACCTGGTGACTGGAAGTTCAGGGAACTAATGGAAGAGTCGAGGAATGCCTTTGTGGTACTTGGGGCAACTAGGTCAGAAATTGTGAAAAAAAGTGTGAGGATAAAGCCTAGGAAGGTGGTTCAGTTAGGGGGTGGGGAAGTACTGGTCAGGGAGATCGCTATTCCCCTTTCAGAACTTAGTACGTTGGATGCAATAACGTCAGATACAAGGTTCGTTTACCTAGATGAGGATCACGGAGCCCTAGCACCATTTGTGAGGTTGACTGCCAGGTTACTCTTCTAA
- a CDS encoding BadF/BadG/BcrA/BcrD ATPase family protein, which yields MIVVGVDGGGTKTKAIAVECTNGIGKIISEHETGGSNFHNVGIKKAAQRIREAVMESTRGVIPDLLVMGLAGLDSRYDYEVLWENLHELGKQVIMDNDSFFLLYSETRGGKGVIVISGTGSVILGLDGSRKVRAEGAGWFLSDTGSAYWIGREALRYLTKVLQGVEKETEMTKVLMKSLRIRDIDDLIYWVYHKGHKVERVASVSKIVDKASRKRDDVATSILSRAANELGEIASRVAREVRSDSVYVVGGMFRSRTYSREFEKVMSKWKIKVLRIDKDPTMGPLMYALDKINCKLSVS from the coding sequence ATGATAGTAGTTGGAGTTGACGGTGGAGGAACCAAGACAAAGGCAATAGCCGTAGAGTGTACCAACGGGATAGGAAAAATAATTTCGGAACATGAGACTGGTGGATCGAATTTTCACAATGTGGGAATAAAGAAGGCAGCTCAGAGGATAAGGGAGGCAGTTATGGAGAGCACAAGGGGAGTCATCCCTGACCTGTTGGTGATGGGTCTAGCTGGTTTGGACTCGAGGTATGATTACGAAGTTCTCTGGGAAAACCTTCACGAACTGGGTAAACAGGTAATCATGGATAATGACTCCTTCTTTCTTCTGTACAGCGAAACTAGGGGAGGAAAGGGAGTCATAGTGATCTCGGGGACGGGTAGCGTAATCCTAGGTTTAGACGGGAGCAGGAAAGTTAGGGCAGAGGGAGCAGGATGGTTCCTCTCTGACACGGGTTCCGCATACTGGATTGGAAGGGAGGCACTAAGATATCTCACGAAGGTTCTTCAAGGAGTAGAGAAGGAGACAGAGATGACGAAAGTCCTCATGAAATCGCTCAGGATAAGGGATATTGACGACCTAATATACTGGGTCTATCATAAAGGCCATAAAGTGGAAAGGGTGGCCTCTGTGTCCAAGATAGTAGACAAGGCATCAAGGAAGCGAGATGATGTGGCCACCTCGATTCTGAGTAGGGCAGCAAATGAATTGGGCGAGATAGCATCACGTGTTGCCAGAGAAGTTAGGTCCGACTCCGTTTATGTTGTGGGAGGAATGTTTAGGTCTAGGACCTACTCGAGGGAGTTCGAGAAGGTCATGTCGAAGTGGAAAATTAAGGTGCTAAGAATAGACAAGGATCCCACAATGGGTCCTCTTATGTATGCCCTCGACAAAATCAACTGTAAGTTGTCTGTGAGTTGA
- a CDS encoding dCTP deaminase, which produces MIYAHQSIVKSLGSMILNYSRENVKENGYDLRICGEKYWRVKGDSQLPEVKSELEELSFSDYASLEPGNTYLFESCEEVNMPADTIAIMTLRSTLARNGFIAPPTVIDAGYHGKIIISISTLRGGKLKKGMGVIHLIFSRLDSPTEKVYQGKYQGGRLI; this is translated from the coding sequence ATGATTTACGCTCATCAATCAATTGTCAAGTCCCTGGGAAGCATGATATTAAACTATTCTAGGGAAAACGTTAAGGAAAATGGATACGATCTCAGAATCTGTGGTGAAAAGTACTGGAGGGTTAAGGGGGACTCTCAGTTACCTGAAGTCAAATCTGAACTGGAAGAGCTAAGTTTTTCAGATTATGCTAGCCTAGAACCTGGAAATACTTACCTGTTTGAGAGCTGTGAAGAGGTAAATATGCCTGCAGATACCATTGCCATTATGACCTTGAGGAGTACACTAGCTAGGAATGGATTTATCGCACCTCCGACAGTGATAGATGCAGGTTATCATGGAAAGATTATCATCTCCATAAGTACCTTGAGGGGAGGAAAACTGAAGAAGGGAATGGGAGTCATCCATCTCATATTCTCGAGGCTTGACTCACCCACGGAAAAGGTGTATCAAGGAAAATATCAGGGCGGAAGGCTCATCTAA
- a CDS encoding M28 family peptidase, with product MELARQLFNLGEAIHGGPEELKILEKLEELFPDYESIPVNTKFWDVRFSEILANGQNIPSVAMPYTSGCVKGRVGREIGLFPMPSHPFDLKNLPLSQYEGVIIVEEGKLRRITLPQGSPPTFFASRNVDGYVELCSDTRLVEANSRNLEITLREGDSYILLGAHVDHWLSGFHDNILSVQLLVDMKKDLERSNLRHGVKLVFFSSEEGPRCCTGSSQFPVKDAFAVISLDAIYPSRVVFSGTPDLWFLSKHFPLKRVEMPTPFSDHYPFVQRGIPGLVLYNDDMTTVYHSDADVPTPLDPQYLEVLRKSLVEALRELDSTPSDRLDEEFFRHAKLAGYTGDTREGALIPDPSTLTTKFKRI from the coding sequence ATGGAATTGGCCAGACAACTATTCAACTTAGGTGAAGCGATCCATGGCGGGCCTGAGGAATTGAAGATTCTCGAAAAACTTGAGGAGTTATTTCCAGACTACGAATCAATCCCCGTCAATACAAAGTTCTGGGATGTCAGATTCTCTGAGATCCTAGCTAATGGTCAAAACATACCCTCGGTAGCAATGCCCTACACCTCAGGCTGTGTTAAGGGTAGAGTGGGAAGAGAGATAGGTTTGTTTCCAATGCCTTCCCATCCTTTTGATCTCAAGAACTTACCGCTTTCCCAGTATGAGGGAGTGATAATTGTGGAGGAGGGAAAGCTGAGAAGAATAACTCTTCCGCAAGGCTCACCTCCTACGTTCTTTGCGTCTAGGAATGTAGACGGTTATGTCGAGCTTTGCTCTGATACAAGGCTTGTTGAGGCGAACTCCAGAAACCTGGAGATCACCTTAAGGGAGGGAGACTCCTACATTCTGCTTGGCGCTCACGTGGATCACTGGTTATCTGGTTTTCACGACAATATCTTATCCGTTCAACTCTTGGTGGACATGAAGAAAGACCTGGAAAGATCTAACCTAAGGCATGGGGTCAAGCTGGTTTTCTTCTCCTCAGAGGAAGGGCCAAGATGCTGTACAGGTTCATCACAGTTTCCTGTAAAGGACGCATTTGCGGTGATATCCCTAGACGCTATCTATCCATCTAGGGTTGTATTCTCAGGAACCCCTGACCTATGGTTCCTGTCTAAACATTTTCCCTTGAAGCGAGTGGAAATGCCTACACCGTTCTCTGATCACTATCCCTTCGTACAGAGGGGGATCCCCGGTCTCGTGCTCTATAATGATGACATGACCACAGTCTACCACTCGGATGCAGACGTTCCAACTCCCCTTGACCCCCAGTACCTTGAAGTTTTGAGGAAAAGTCTTGTTGAGGCTTTGCGGGAATTGGATTCTACCCCTAGCGACAGGCTCGATGAAGAATTCTTTAGACATGCTAAACTCGCCGGTTACACTGGGGATACTAGGGAGGGGGCACTGATTCCAGATCCATCAACCTTGACTACCAAGTTTAAAAGAATCTAG
- a CDS encoding DUF4898 domain-containing protein produces MMADIMARGGNEQIEPELLEVLISSFRVNSTPKKIPMKAVSNLGKMLSLILPKNVEKIVIVVSKDYLGSEKSFVESTKSIFPSASVNVLFSHKLDQDSLLVYFK; encoded by the coding sequence ATGATGGCTGATATCATGGCGAGAGGGGGAAATGAGCAGATAGAGCCGGAGCTGTTAGAGGTGTTAATATCATCGTTCAGAGTTAATTCTACCCCCAAGAAGATCCCCATGAAAGCTGTCTCAAATCTTGGGAAGATGCTTTCCCTTATTTTACCTAAAAATGTAGAGAAAATTGTAATAGTCGTATCAAAGGATTACCTAGGTTCTGAAAAAAGTTTTGTGGAGTCTACAAAGAGTATATTCCCTAGTGCCAGCGTGAATGTGCTGTTTAGTCACAAATTGGATCAGGATTCACTATTAGTTTATTTTAAGTGA